GTTACGGCGTCAGAAGTGCTGATTAGAATGGCGACGATATCAGGCTTTGTTCATGGGCCTTGGTATAAATGCTTGCTGTGATTATTTAGTTTTATCGCCGTCgcgtatataaataaataaacaaataagtATTAGTGGGAAAAGTAGTCTGTGATCATgtggttggaaaaaaaaaatgtaaagtgTAGAACATTAACTGTAGATAACTATGTACATGCATAGTGGTGGTCATTGAGGTCGTGATTGTTATTGTCCTCCTAAGTTAGTTGAGGTCATTGTTTATAGTTTATTATTGTCCTAAGTTATTTGTTGTCATTGTTCACGGTACTTGGAAATGATTACTATTTCTGCAATTATGATCATCATTATTAATAAGATCTCTGTAGTAATAGTAGCACATCCCCATACGAAAATACTACTGGAAAATCCAAAAAGATCTGTGAGTCCACAAAACAGTTAATCAACGgcattaatcattaatttttctaatatattaatttaaatgatATGTTAGGTACAACAATGTGACAAATATAGCTTTACTGTATCACtgcatctttttttctctaatacAATGACCTCTAAATGGAAGCAAGCCTAGATTATGCTGCTTATGAATCTTCAAGCCAGACTCACCCGAAGCACAAAATACACGCAACATTTCACCTAAGAAGTATTGATTGCATCATCATCCTTTTCAAGTTGCCAAAGATTGAATAGCAAGCCTTGCCGCAACCATGTTAATGTTTTGTTTAACATACTCGATTCCACCATGAAGTCTTTCTAGTGTGTCTCTTGAATTCATTGCTTGTAACTTCTCTCTTTGCAAGGCGAGGAATTCCGAATCCGACATCCCTGAAGTTTAATATTTGGAATGCTATATGAGTCATTAGTTGctctaatttgatatatttattatgagcATTGAAACTGTTAAGTTGAAGTaaccaaataaataaacaatttaGGTTCAATAAAGGACATAGCGGTAATGCCACCTGAAACAGGTTGGAATGCTGCGAAGGATAGACGCTCGGCTAGTTTTGGTATAAAAGCTTGGTTGCAATCTTCATAAATTGCATTTTCAGCCCATATAAGAGAGCTCTTGATATGGGTTTGCAGAAGTTCCTCCTCAGGTGCCTGAACGAGTAAAGAGCTTTTAGCATGTTGATGATTCAAACCATTAGGTAAAATCAGCTTTATAATTGTAACAAAGACAATAATTACTTAAACTACCTTCAGTTTCAGTTTCATTTGCAACCTGTGTAGACTGCGCATGAAGTCCCTTAGCTCTGAAAGTTTCAAGTCTAATTCATTCTCTTGGTAAGGTGTATTGTCCAGCATTGGCACAACAGTTCCCCGCAAGTATGGTTCCATCTGGATCAATGAAGACTATCACCATCTAAAATGGAAGTGAGCCGAAAGAGTTAAAGTAAATTCCCAGCTTCAAGTAATTGctcaattttctttcttctgtgACCTAGTGTTCAATACTAGATCCAATATAAGCAGTTCATACTGGTTTCGCACCAGAAAAAATGTACTGTCCACAAGAAAACTACTCACCTAAAATAGCAATAGACTGAACTCAAGTACAACATTGTACATTCAAACCTTTGAAGCTTACATGCACAAGTTTCACAATGTTAACCCGGCTCATTCCTCTAATGGAAACCAGCGCTCCAATCTCCAGCTTGTCTACCTGGACCATAACATAAATCTTATTAATTGACATATGTATATGATGTAATATGCTAAACCCAGAAGCTTACATTCTCTATGTGGACCAAACAACCATAACTAGCAGTGAAGGATGCTCGATTTGAAGATCTGCTCATGCGAACTGGATCAAGCACAAAGTGCACAAAAGTCTTCTTTCTTCTCAACAATGACTGCAAATAAAGCATCAGCAACAGGTATGAGCTTATTCAGAAACAACATTGATGCGACCTTCTGCTTGATGCAAATCCACCATATTTCAGTATGTAAGTACGCAATATCAATCTCAACAagtaatacaataaaaaaagggTCATATTGTGGCATTTCTTTGTGACCAGTATTTACTAAAGTCTCCGCTTTCAAGggcaaaaaaacaaataaaaaattacagcaATCACAAAATTGAAATATACGGCCATTGTATATACATAACTATCTTCCAGTAAATATGCGAGtgatcaaaaaaagaaaaaaaagaaaagaaaagaaagaaagaaaaggggaaaagcTAGATGTATCATTTTACCAAAGTCAACAAATTCTTCCACTTAATGAAATTTCATAGGGGCATATACCTCCTCTAGTAATGCCAGAAACCTTGCTTCGTATAAATGCAAAGTCTTGCACTCAGATGGTATTAGAACCTAAATCaaaacaagaagaaaagaatggatAAAATACATAACAAAGAGTAAATAGCTCAAAGCCCATCATTATCTGCTCATATGTATGGCGTAGATCAAATGAACAATACCGTATAAATAACAAGGATTAATCCAATTAAATGGCGGGCGTAGGTGTAAGGAATTGAATGAAGgatatgaaaattatatatactcaAACTAATGCAACTTTGGCATTATTCAATCCCCTTTAACCTCAAATTTTACATTGAACACACGACATCTTAGAACTGAGAGGGCCTCAGACCGGCTTAATACCATATTACTCTTTAAAGATCAACATGATAAGAGCTGGACATCAATCAAAAGCCATGATTTACACTACCAAATTTGTTCCCGGACTCAGGGACTAGATTCACACCATCGATCGATCGCCTAATCAGAGTGGAAGCTAAAGGAATCGAAACATTACCTCGCCCAATTCAAAGGGAAGAAGCGGAAGATCCAGAGAGTGCGTCGGCGACGAGCAGTAGCTTCTGAACAGCCGAATCCGCTGGAGGGAAAAGCCATTTGGGGCAAAAGATCGAGGACTAGGGTTTcctgggaggaggaggaggaggagagagcgGGAACGAAATGGGGAATGGGCGAGAGCTAGGGTTCCGCTACTCATTGGAGGCGAAAAGTGAAGTGAACTGCAAAGGAAGATAGATAGGGTTGGTTAGGGGAAAAGGCGCGGGAGGCGCACGTCCGATTAATTGATCAGGACCGTTTATCATCTAACTTCTCGCGTCTTAAAGCAGGCGTTTTGACTTTTGCGAGAGAAAAGCAAAAGCTTAACAAAATAACAACCTGTCCCATAACACTTAATTGCCTATAGCTCCtaacaaagaaataaaatagtaaatatatttttactaaatttaagaATACCAAACCCTCGGTATGCGTCTTAGTGATGGAGATACGCTTTCTTAGGCACACTTGGGATTTACTTTGCTAGTTCTTTTATTTTCACTATCGAGACTGAGTTATCTGACTTTGTAGTCCGATACATCCTCCTAATAAAtaaagcggtagcatgctaccacattcaaaaaaaaacaaaaaacaacctGTGTCATAACACttacaaaaaatttagaaataattacGTATATCTCCTTACAAAGatatcaaatagtaaatatatttttattaaatttaagttatcagatttattCCTCATCTTCTCATCTATAAATAtgttatcaaaatttagataatcatGTAAAAAACTAACTGCAGTTGGTTAAAGagtaaaataatctttttacttcatatatatataattttgtattataatATTGAGTTTTGTCAGCTTTctcatcttcttttctttatctATAACGACGACAAGATCTACGGCGACGGCGATGCCGAAGAGAGGCCCTCGATTGTGAAAAATTAAGGTATGTTACACGTGCCACAATAAAGGCGAGGAGAGCGAGAAATAAAGCTAATTTTTATATAGacaaatttataaagataaaatagtcattttatacCCCGCGTTAAAAAAGTAACAATCGATCAAAGGACATATATAAATGAACCAAAATTTttgaagagatatatttgtaaattaaagaatttttgaagggataaatttgataatttaagttttgtatgaatatatatttactattccatatttttttgggaccggtataaaattaacccaaaaatattatatgtttaaatgatatttttatttcaaagtacACGAGCATCCACGCATTAACTAACAACGGTAACTAACTTCCATTTGGGAACTCATGAAACCTCTCTGAAACCAACTTCTCCTTTTACACCCCCAACCGTTATAAACGGCCTCTTTTCAGTAATCAGTACAAGCTCGCAATGTAGGGGCTGCAGAAGACCTGCACCTCCACCAAAGTCGCCCTCGACTCGTCCCCGAACAACGACTCCTTCCCGTCCTCCCTCTTCTCATACGAGAGCCCAAGGCGCGACCTCGCCGCCCGCAGATCCCCGACGCCAGAATTCGTGTCCGGCCCTGCGAAACCCCCCATCACCGGCGCCAGCGGTGGCCCGATGAGGAGCCCGTCGGCCCCGAACTGCGGCCCGCCCCGCGCGTAGTCGAACAGCGCGGCGCCGCTGCCGCCGACCTTGCGCAGCACCGCGGgctcgccgtcgtcgtcggtgTCCTCCTTCCAGTAGAAGAGAAATGCGTCGAACGTGTCGTAGTAGTCGTCTGTGCTCCTGTACCCTTCCGGATTGAATGCGCCGAATCGGAATGAGTTTGTGGTGCGGCCAATTACCACGCAGGGGCCCTTGAAGTCGCAGCAGCGGTGGAAGTCGGCGGCGCTGAAGCCGTCGACGGAGGCCATGTAGCAGCATTTCAGTTCCCGGCCTGCGCAGTGTTAGTGCTCAGAATTTCAGGATTTGTtgcgtgtagagagagagagagagagagagagagagagagagagagagactggcTGAGGCAATTGATCGAACACCTCGTAGGTGGGTGTTGGCTACGAGGGATTTTGGGAACGGGAGGTCGACGTCGTGGTACTTGGGCGGATTGCGTTCTTGGGTTCTTTTGTTCTTGGCCCAGTCGAATAGGTTGAGGGTCGTCTTCTTCCTCCAGCTCCTCGGAGTGGTGGGATTCACCATGCAAGCCACGGCCAtgggaggaagagggagaacgCTTAGTTGTCGCAAATTTGAGTTTTGTGGTTCACATAATCGTTATCTATATACTGCTCGGTGTAATTCGACACTTGTTGGGCTCTCATTTCCTCAAGTGTTGTGGGCTCCAATGTTTGGAGATATTATTGCTGCTGTATCCGCACATCTGAAACGCACTTGCACCCAATTTCTGATGATCAATACTTGATCAGAACACATTTTAGGCTTAACATTTTGTGGAATATATACCATGATATTAATTGTTAAGCATTACAATTTGAGTATTTTGTCTCCAATTTTGAGAatggaaatataaaattaaaataactttAGAAAAAACCTGTATGATTAACACATGAATTATCTTTATGTACGCCGAATCGCATCTCAAGTATAACTTGGTGTACAAAAATAAGAAGGAAACAAAAAAGCTGATCTTCTCAGGAAAGCATTTCTTCTCAAGATGCATTACTTGGACTCAAACTTTTGTCCTCCGCCGGTTCCCTTGACTCAACTTGAACTTCAGGAACCGCATTCGCGTCGCTATCCAACTGCATACTCGAAGGAATTTGAGCCTCCACGGTCGGTGGCGAATTTGAAGACTCGGAAGGAACTGAAGCTTCGACGGACGGAGTACTTTGGAGTTCGGGAGCAACTGAAGCTTCGACCACCGCCAACTCCTGCTTGAACTTGTTGATGTAGTAACTCAGAGGCGGTCCGGAGTACACCACGCTCTGCTCTTGTGGTTGGTTCTTACTAACTTGGAGGAGGATGGATGAAGCCGCGGCTATGGAGATGAGTGCGAGGCTTGCGGAGATGGCGAGGGTTTTCTCTGCTCCCTGTGCGGATGTGCCCGCATTCCCCGAGCTTATTGCACTATCGGCGACGTACACCGCCGGCTGAATGACACGGCATACCATCATCAGTTGATTGAGAAATTTGTTTCACGAGTTCcattaaatttcactctatgaGAAAAAGGGAAAAGTCATATTTTAATTCTAGAAGATCTTGTTTGAATCTGAATTGAATTAACACTTCGCGCATAAAGGTAGTAAGAGGACGACGAAGATAAATGCAGTGGCACGGTCAATACTTGAATCTATTTCAATCGAGAAGCATATGTAAATATGAAGGGAATCATGAAGTTCAATACGGTTCAGCGAAACGAAATAATCAAGAACAAGAAAAGCACTTGAAGGGAGCTAATCGCTCTCATCAAATGCCATAAGAATATCTGTTTCGAAATGTTTGTAGCACAGATTTGTAAGCACTAAGGGCATCTTATTTTAGGGGCTTTTTGCTTATAGGCAATATGTTAGAAGAACAAGAAACTGATGAAGCCAAACTACACAATTCCATGCTAACAAGCTGAGGCTACTTAGTATCTATAAAGAAGGAATATATAAGCTCTGTGTCTCTATGCATACACATCCTAATTTAGCAAGTACTATTAAGCATTATCTTATGAGGACTAAATCCAACACTATATGTCAATTCATAGCATTGCAAAAACAAGAAGCATTTAAACAACTTGCAAATAACAGCTTCTGCAGTGTGAAGAAGTATTCTGTGACAGACCTTGAATGGAAGTTGCGGAATCAATAAATAACAGGTCGAAATCTACATACCTCAACTGAGTATATATTTGTTTGCCCAGCTGTATCTTTCTCCACATAACCAGTCCAACCTCTTTTCCTGGGAGGGAATGTCCCAATCACTTTGGTCTTCTCCCCAGCTAGCCACTCCCCGCTAACCTTCCCGACCTGCAACTCTTTACAGTATCATCATGCCTACTATTTAATATCTGATTTGTATGATTCATACTTCAACTTTGCTTAAAAGAGCACTATTCTCTCTCTGACCATTTaagtttttatagaaaattattgttTCGCATATTATGTTATCAGAGTAAGAGATTCTGAGTTTAAAGATTCTCAAAGTTGAGATAGGAGAAGAAGTGCTGATACACATACCTCTTTCTCAGGAGCACACTCCTCCACATTGCAATCAGCATCTTCTGACCCAGTTGAAGCATTCACTCTGAAGAATTTGGTGCTCCCTTTTGCTCTCGGAGGCTTCTTGGGAGTCTTCTGATGAGTTGGGAATGAACAGCTATTTGCTGATAACATAGACTGGGAGGTAAAGGCCATTTGAGAAACCCCCCCAggattttttaaagaataaaaataattaggagagagagagagagagtaatttttAGGTGGAATTCTCTTTCTCTATGGACTATCAATTCCTTGTgctgttcttctttttctgtctctttttcttctcctctggTTTGTTGATGGTTCCCTCTTTTTATGTTTGAGTGGATCTGTGTCGGCCACGTGTCTCTCTCCTGTACTTCTATatctatgtatgtatatgataaTAATAGCAGGCTATAGAGAAAGTTGGGCCAAATCAGTAACTGGGCCAAACTAGGTAGTATCCTGTTCACTTCAAAATACGACACAAACCTTTACACGTGGTGAATGCCTAGATCATATAACGCCCACAAGGCCACAGACCTGAATtattttttgaggaaaagaatAACATGTTATCGCTTCATTTATTAAGTTGATGAACTCAGCGACAGAATTGAAGCAACATGGCCTCGGAGAACGAAAAAATACAAGACAAAGGAAATGAGCAAACAGAGGTACGAAGCAACATGGAGAAATGATATAATTTGAGCCGAAACTCTCCCCAACGACCCTGAACGCTCTGGCCTTGAACAATAATTGGTTTCCAAATTGTGTTAGTGGTTCAGTAGGGTCCAAGGCACATGTCCGATTAAGTGCTATTCGACGGCTCATATCGAAATTAAGTTTGCAAGGGCGACACGCACCCATTGTGTGTGAGAATGACTTGAACATGCCTCTGAGCTTTCTCTCATCCTCATGATCAGTCTCCTAAATTCCTCTACCCCATCTCTCACCAAGGACTATAACTGAACCCTGCGGTGAAGCCGCAGTGCTATGATATTGAGATTTGCTTTCAATATTCACCCTCGTTTGACGGTAAATAACGAGAATGCCCCTCTTGTATTTGGTTCTTTCCtagcaaattaaatttatacgaGCACATCTGACAGGGCTCGAGCAGGAGCATCATTGGGGCCATAGTTGTTCGCAAGGCAAaacaatttttcatcaaaatctcCTCCATAGGTTTTCACTAAAAcgaaagcaatt
The nucleotide sequence above comes from Ananas comosus cultivar F153 linkage group 17, ASM154086v1, whole genome shotgun sequence. Encoded proteins:
- the LOC109723463 gene encoding uncharacterized protein LOC109723463, translating into MAFTSQSMLSANSCSFPTHQKTPKKPPRAKGSTKFFRVNASTGSEDADCNVEECAPEKEVGKVSGEWLAGEKTKVIGTFPPRKRGWTGYVEKDTAGQTNIYSVEPAVYVADSAISSGNAGTSAQGAEKTLAISASLALISIAAASSILLQVSKNQPQEQSVVYSGPPLSYYINKFKQELAVVEASVAPELQSTPSVEASVPSESSNSPPTVEAQIPSSMQLDSDANAVPEVQVESREPAEDKSLSPSNAS
- the LOC109723465 gene encoding uncharacterized protein LOC109723465 isoform X1; the encoded protein is MAVACMVNPTTPRSWRKKTTLNLFDWAKNKRTQERNPPKYHDVDLPFPKSLVANTHLRGVRSIASASRELKCCYMASVDGFSAADFHRCCDFKGPCVVIGRTTNSFRFGAFNPEGYRSTDDYYDTFDAFLFYWKEDTDDDGEPAVLRKVGGSGAALFDYARGGPQFGADGLLIGPPLAPVMGGFAGPDTNSGVGDLRAARSRLGLSYEKREDGKESLFGDESRATLVEVQVFCSPYIASLY
- the LOC109723465 gene encoding uncharacterized protein LOC109723465 isoform X2, with translation MAVACMVNPTTPRSWRKKTTLNLFDWAKNKRTQERNPPKYHDVDLPFPKSLVANTHLRGRELKCCYMASVDGFSAADFHRCCDFKGPCVVIGRTTNSFRFGAFNPEGYRSTDDYYDTFDAFLFYWKEDTDDDGEPAVLRKVGGSGAALFDYARGGPQFGADGLLIGPPLAPVMGGFAGPDTNSGVGDLRAARSRLGLSYEKREDGKESLFGDESRATLVEVQVFCSPYIASLY
- the LOC109723580 gene encoding uncharacterized protein LOC109723580 isoform X2: MSSGTLALAHSPFRSRSLLLLLLPGNPSPRSFAPNGFSLQRIRLFRSYCSSPTHSLDLPLLPFELGESLLRRKKTFVHFVLDPVRMSRSSNRASFTASYGCLVHIENVDKLEIGALVSIRGMSRVNIVKLVHMEPYLRGTVVPMLDNTPYQENELDLKLSELRDFMRSLHRLQMKLKLKAPEEELLQTHIKSSLIWAENAIYEDCNQAFIPKLAERLSFAAFQPVSGMSDSEFLALQREKLQAMNSRDTLERLHGGIEYVKQNINMVAARLAIQSLAT
- the LOC109723580 gene encoding uncharacterized protein LOC109723580 isoform X1, whose product is MSSGTLALAHSPFRSRSLLLLLLPGNPSPRSFAPNGFSLQRIRLFRSYCSSPTHSLDLPLLPFELGEVLIPSECKTLHLYEARFLALLEESLLRRKKTFVHFVLDPVRMSRSSNRASFTASYGCLVHIENVDKLEIGALVSIRGMSRVNIVKLVHMEPYLRGTVVPMLDNTPYQENELDLKLSELRDFMRSLHRLQMKLKLKAPEEELLQTHIKSSLIWAENAIYEDCNQAFIPKLAERLSFAAFQPVSGMSDSEFLALQREKLQAMNSRDTLERLHGGIEYVKQNINMVAARLAIQSLAT